A single window of Meiothermus sp. DNA harbors:
- a CDS encoding response regulator transcription factor has protein sequence MDQPLILIVEDEKDIARFIELELQAEGYRTEVAYDGITGLSRFRETNPNLVVMDLMLPVMDGLEVARRIRKTSNVPIVILTAKDRVEDKVEGLDAGADDYLVKPFSIEELLARIRAHLRRVTPAITGEIRVSDLIINLEGREVYRGGRRIEFSNKEFELLELLAKSPGKVFSRFEIEEKVWPGYQGGSNVVDVYIGYLRKKLEGTGERRLIHTVRGVGYVLRED, from the coding sequence ATGGATCAACCCCTGATCCTGATCGTCGAAGACGAGAAGGACATCGCCCGCTTCATCGAACTCGAGCTCCAGGCCGAGGGCTACCGCACCGAGGTGGCTTATGACGGCATCACCGGGCTTTCACGTTTCCGCGAGACCAACCCCAACCTGGTAGTGATGGATCTGATGCTGCCGGTGATGGACGGCCTCGAGGTGGCCCGGCGCATCCGCAAGACCTCGAACGTGCCCATCGTCATCCTGACCGCCAAAGACCGGGTGGAGGACAAGGTGGAGGGGCTCGATGCCGGGGCCGACGACTACTTGGTCAAGCCCTTCAGCATCGAGGAGCTGCTGGCCCGCATCCGCGCCCACCTGCGCCGGGTGACCCCGGCCATCACCGGCGAGATCCGGGTCTCCGATCTGATTATTAACCTCGAGGGCCGTGAGGTGTACCGCGGCGGGCGGCGCATCGAGTTCTCCAACAAAGAGTTTGAACTGCTGGAGTTGCTGGCCAAGAGCCCCGGCAAGGTCTTCAGCCGCTTCGAGATTGAAGAAAAGGTCTGGCCCGGCTACCAGGGTGGTTCCAACGTGGTGGATGTGTACATCGGCTACCTACGCAAGAAGCTCGAGGGCACCGGCGAGCGCCGCCTGATCCACACCGTGCGCGGGGTGGGGTATGTGCTCAGAGAGGACTAG
- a CDS encoding winged helix-turn-helix domain-containing protein translates to MGRRIAPIDWTESAEELEAQYRRERNLERRKRLQAMWLVRRGKAAQDAAKEVGIGRKTLNRWLAWYRAGGLQEVLKRVPGWGVKVSRAWLDQDQQLELRAESAQGSFRTYEEARQWVQQRFGVQYSYKGLYGLMARWKIHPKVPRPSAAKADAAAQARWKKGGSKP, encoded by the coding sequence ATGGGTCGTAGGATTGCCCCAATCGATTGGACTGAAAGCGCAGAGGAGCTGGAGGCACAGTATAGACGGGAGAGGAACCTGGAACGACGTAAACGGCTGCAGGCGATGTGGCTGGTACGTCGAGGCAAAGCTGCACAGGATGCGGCCAAAGAAGTGGGGATTGGACGTAAAACCCTCAACCGGTGGCTGGCTTGGTATCGGGCCGGGGGATTGCAGGAGGTGTTGAAGCGCGTACCGGGCTGGGGGGTCAAGGTCAGTCGAGCCTGGTTGGATCAAGACCAACAACTGGAACTGCGAGCCGAGAGTGCCCAAGGAAGCTTTCGCACCTACGAAGAAGCGCGGCAGTGGGTGCAACAACGCTTTGGGGTGCAGTACAGCTATAAAGGCCTCTATGGGCTGATGGCTCGATGGAAGATTCACCCCAAAGTACCGCGACCGAGTGCTGCCAAGGCCGATGCGGCAGCGCAAGCGCGCTGGAAAAAGGGGGGCTCAAAGCCCTGA
- a CDS encoding endonuclease MutS2, translating into MQGVAESLEFDRIREALAERASTFMGREALLALSPKATLAEALAQQATVAEALAYPYRLGGISDLRPALAAAREGLRLEGPELREAAASLEAAVALKHELLEIGEHLKALAAQVGEHAYFLRRTRECLDEAGQVKDDATPRLLEIRRRVNPLRQQIQERLHQLMDRHPEAIQERFITLRRDRYVIPVKASFQHKIPGIILDQSDSGLTVYLEPSSVVPLNNQLASLKLEEEAEVNRVLFELSAILGNDLELDLTLQALTALDQARAAAILAEDWNLVRPRLNQEGRYFLKKARHPLIVNPVSNDLTLSAERRILLVTGPNMGGKTALLKTLGLAVLMAQCGLFVAAEAAEIAFPDRLFVDIGDQQSLQESLSTFAAHLLRLKEVLEAATPHSLVLMDELGSGTDPEEGAALAQAFLEELLRKGVRGLITTHLSPLKAFAQDTPGVQNASMRFDLEHLRPTYELVVGAPGRSYALSIARRLGFPQAQIERAQALLGSEGGRLERLLAALEVERERLQEARQAAERQQQIAQGLEQTLNQQLSELKQHKERLLEEAHAEAEQVVREAQERVRQTRERSKSQGQGQALQELIQLRSRYQRREKTTPAKPGVELGSVVEVPEYGGQGTVVELRGQEAVLQMGAVRLTVPLARLQPKEGPKPSKAGLVQHKAKIADELNLRGLTVEEALLAVDDYLAEAKATATTPVRLLHGKGTGALRNALRESLKRDRRVDHFHDALPYEGGHGVTVVHLRV; encoded by the coding sequence ATGCAAGGGGTTGCCGAATCGCTGGAGTTTGACCGCATCCGGGAGGCGCTGGCCGAGCGGGCCTCTACCTTTATGGGCCGGGAGGCGCTACTGGCCCTGTCGCCCAAGGCAACCCTGGCCGAAGCCCTGGCCCAGCAGGCCACCGTGGCCGAGGCCCTGGCCTACCCCTACCGGTTGGGCGGCATCTCCGACCTGCGGCCTGCCCTGGCTGCAGCGCGGGAAGGACTGCGGCTCGAGGGACCAGAGCTGCGCGAGGCAGCCGCCAGCCTGGAAGCGGCGGTGGCCCTGAAACACGAGCTACTGGAGATCGGTGAACATTTGAAGGCCCTGGCAGCCCAGGTGGGCGAGCACGCCTACTTCCTGCGACGCACCCGCGAGTGCCTGGACGAAGCAGGTCAGGTCAAAGACGACGCCACCCCAAGGCTTTTGGAAATCCGCCGGCGGGTAAACCCTTTACGCCAGCAGATTCAAGAACGGCTGCATCAACTCATGGATCGGCATCCGGAGGCCATCCAAGAGCGCTTCATTACGCTAAGGCGTGACCGCTACGTGATTCCGGTCAAGGCCAGCTTCCAGCACAAAATTCCGGGTATCATCCTGGATCAGTCCGACTCGGGGCTCACGGTGTATCTGGAGCCTTCCTCGGTGGTGCCCCTCAACAACCAGCTCGCCAGCCTGAAGCTCGAGGAAGAGGCCGAGGTCAACCGGGTGCTCTTCGAGCTATCAGCCATTCTGGGCAATGACCTCGAGCTCGACCTTACCCTGCAAGCCCTGACCGCGCTCGACCAGGCCCGTGCTGCGGCTATTCTGGCCGAAGACTGGAACCTGGTGCGACCCCGCCTGAACCAGGAAGGGCGCTACTTCCTCAAAAAAGCCCGCCACCCGCTCATCGTCAACCCGGTCAGCAACGACCTGACTCTTTCGGCGGAGCGGCGAATCTTGCTGGTAACCGGCCCCAACATGGGCGGCAAGACCGCCCTCCTGAAAACCCTGGGCCTGGCCGTGTTGATGGCCCAGTGCGGGCTGTTTGTGGCCGCCGAAGCCGCCGAAATCGCCTTCCCAGATCGGCTTTTTGTGGACATCGGCGACCAGCAGTCGCTTCAGGAAAGCCTCTCCACCTTCGCCGCCCACCTGCTCAGGCTCAAAGAGGTGCTGGAAGCAGCCACACCCCATAGCCTAGTTCTGATGGACGAACTCGGCTCGGGCACCGACCCCGAGGAGGGGGCCGCACTCGCCCAGGCCTTTTTGGAAGAACTCCTGCGTAAGGGGGTACGCGGGCTGATTACCACCCACCTCTCCCCCCTCAAGGCCTTTGCCCAGGACACCCCCGGCGTGCAAAACGCCTCCATGCGCTTTGACCTGGAGCACCTGCGCCCCACGTATGAATTGGTGGTCGGGGCCCCAGGGCGCAGCTACGCCCTCTCAATTGCCCGGCGACTGGGCTTTCCCCAGGCCCAGATCGAGCGAGCCCAGGCTCTTTTGGGGTCTGAAGGGGGGCGGCTCGAGCGCCTCTTGGCCGCGCTCGAGGTCGAACGCGAACGCTTGCAGGAAGCACGGCAAGCCGCCGAGCGCCAGCAACAAATAGCCCAAGGCTTAGAACAGACGCTCAACCAGCAACTCTCCGAACTAAAGCAGCACAAGGAACGCTTGCTCGAGGAGGCCCACGCCGAAGCCGAACAGGTGGTGAGGGAGGCGCAGGAGCGCGTCCGCCAGACCCGCGAACGCAGCAAGTCCCAGGGCCAGGGACAGGCCTTGCAGGAGCTCATCCAGCTCCGCAGCCGCTACCAACGTCGGGAAAAAACCACCCCAGCCAAGCCCGGCGTAGAGCTTGGGTCGGTGGTCGAGGTGCCCGAGTATGGGGGCCAGGGAACCGTCGTGGAGCTTCGGGGACAGGAAGCCGTTCTGCAAATGGGTGCGGTGCGGCTCACCGTACCCCTTGCACGCTTGCAGCCGAAAGAAGGGCCCAAACCCTCTAAAGCGGGCCTCGTCCAGCACAAAGCCAAAATTGCCGACGAGCTCAACCTGCGGGGCCTGACGGTAGAGGAAGCCTTGCTGGCCGTAGACGATTATCTGGCCGAGGCCAAGGCCACCGCCACCACCCCCGTGCGCCTCTTACACGGCAAGGGCACGGGTGCCTTGCGCAACGCCTTGCGTGAATCACTCAAGCGTGACCGCCGGGTAGATCACTTTCACGACGCCCTGCCCTACGAGGGCGGGCATGGGGTGACGGTGGTGCATCTGCGGGTTTAG
- a CDS encoding glycoside hydrolase family 13 protein: protein MRHYHDWEPFCVDPLKPELGQEITLRLRTPAKEGFLILERYGEVERRPLQPVNGGLEIRLPLYSSPLRYCFFLTQEKAYLTAQGLHGAMPRYDRFFHLLAQPTVPDWAVGAVFYQIFPDRFRNGNPHNDPQTGEWMYMGRPIVKKNWDEPLDYGPGEGPIQHYGGDLEGILEKLDYLQDLGIEALYLNPILPSGSNHRYDARDYLNVDPHLGGNEAFDRLVEALHRRGMRLVLDGVFNHIGNTHPDFQKALQDPTAPEAGQFTFYADGSYAAFFGVKTLPKLDYGNPLTVERWLDGYHAPVRHWIRRGADGWRLDVAHQMGEGGTDRRNAELLRLIKHNSLEENPEAFVFGELFFDTLPTLRAHTLDGSMHYAGFANPLLEWLSGKNVYGWEVQVSTQELWETLWDHYTALPLQLRQSMYTLISSHDIPRALWRLRGDVERFKLALGILLTFPGAPGIYYGDEIGLDQTNPYHHWNGDPMCRGTFPWDEQKWNQEVLAWTKTLIRLKKQVPALRKGGLQPLQVAKHLLAYKRLYEGEEVWVYAALEPTLVQLPRAENLLTGQTLEGPVSLFGVQIFRLL, encoded by the coding sequence ATGAGGCACTACCACGACTGGGAGCCTTTTTGTGTAGACCCCCTGAAGCCCGAACTGGGCCAGGAAATCACCCTGCGGCTAAGAACGCCTGCAAAAGAGGGTTTTTTGATCCTCGAGCGCTACGGCGAGGTGGAGCGTCGGCCCCTGCAGCCCGTAAATGGGGGGCTGGAAATCCGGCTCCCACTCTATAGCTCGCCCCTGCGCTACTGCTTCTTCCTAACCCAAGAAAAAGCCTACCTGACCGCCCAGGGGCTGCACGGGGCCATGCCGCGCTACGACAGGTTCTTTCACCTCTTGGCCCAGCCCACCGTACCCGACTGGGCCGTAGGGGCGGTGTTTTATCAGATTTTTCCCGACCGTTTTCGCAACGGCAACCCCCACAACGACCCCCAGACCGGGGAGTGGATGTACATGGGCCGCCCCATTGTGAAGAAAAACTGGGACGAGCCCTTAGACTACGGGCCGGGTGAGGGGCCTATTCAGCACTACGGCGGCGACCTGGAAGGCATCCTGGAAAAACTGGACTACCTGCAAGACCTGGGCATCGAGGCCCTATACCTAAATCCCATCCTGCCCTCGGGCTCCAACCACCGCTACGATGCCCGCGATTACCTGAACGTAGACCCCCACCTAGGCGGCAACGAAGCCTTCGACCGGCTGGTGGAAGCGCTCCACCGGCGCGGCATGAGGCTGGTGCTGGACGGCGTGTTCAACCACATCGGCAATACCCACCCCGACTTCCAGAAAGCCCTGCAAGACCCCACCGCCCCCGAGGCCGGGCAGTTCACCTTTTATGCCGACGGCTCGTATGCGGCCTTCTTTGGCGTCAAGACCCTCCCCAAGCTGGACTATGGCAACCCCCTCACCGTGGAGCGCTGGCTGGATGGCTACCACGCCCCGGTGCGGCACTGGATTCGCCGGGGGGCCGATGGCTGGCGGCTGGATGTGGCCCATCAGATGGGCGAGGGGGGCACCGACCGGCGCAATGCCGAACTGCTGCGGCTTATCAAGCACAATAGCCTGGAAGAAAACCCCGAGGCCTTCGTGTTTGGCGAGCTGTTCTTCGACACCCTGCCCACCCTGCGGGCCCATACCTTAGATGGCTCCATGCACTATGCCGGCTTTGCCAACCCCCTCTTGGAGTGGCTGTCGGGGAAAAACGTGTACGGCTGGGAGGTACAGGTCTCCACCCAAGAACTCTGGGAAACCCTGTGGGATCACTATACGGCCCTGCCCCTCCAACTAAGGCAGAGCATGTATACCCTAATCAGCAGCCACGACATCCCCCGGGCGCTCTGGCGGCTGCGGGGGGATGTGGAGCGCTTCAAGCTGGCCCTGGGCATTCTGCTCACCTTTCCGGGCGCTCCGGGGATTTACTACGGCGACGAGATTGGCCTCGACCAGACCAACCCCTACCACCACTGGAACGGCGATCCCATGTGCCGGGGAACCTTTCCATGGGACGAGCAAAAGTGGAACCAGGAGGTGCTGGCCTGGACCAAGACCCTCATCCGGCTCAAAAAACAGGTTCCTGCCCTGCGCAAAGGCGGTTTGCAGCCCTTGCAGGTTGCAAAGCATCTCCTGGCCTACAAGCGCCTCTACGAAGGGGAGGAGGTCTGGGTGTACGCGGCTTTGGAGCCCACCCTGGTACAGCTCCCACGGGCCGAGAATCTGCTAACCGGCCAAACCCTGGAAGGCCCGGTCTCGCTCTTTGGGGTGCAGATATTCCGCTTGCTTTGA
- a CDS encoding sugar ABC transporter permease, which yields MAALSRYLGWAVLGLMVAWVLFVYFPGLLARIQPNTPPGFVRLESGWVYALSGLLIVVGLILAYAWLVTYINNRRTRRKRSFWPLFGQGLTHLFMFMVLVFAYYPVLQILAASFDPRNTLYRILPPASDNLLVRARVIPDFSQLSWENYAKLFDGFVLYPYQTLLLAMAALSLLLVLVLAVYRRIIGDDNADSPWALIQGRSLTVFAILGFILVIFLSPAQFTGQGTEAKFVLWVRNTLFVSGITGILAVLLTATAGYAFARFDFPGRYPMLLVFIFIQMFPGFLGLVATYTLISNLGLLNTFTGLVLAYSGGIISFGTWVYKGFLESISKSLEEAALIDGASKWQVFTKILMPLSAPMFVFIFLLQFVGTYSEFIVANLFLTGVDSWTVGMGLRNFTTGQFSTRWGLFAAAAVLGSLPILLTFYGFQRYFVSGYTAGSVKE from the coding sequence ATGGCGGCTTTGTCGCGCTATCTCGGCTGGGCGGTGCTCGGGCTCATGGTGGCCTGGGTGCTTTTTGTCTACTTCCCTGGCCTCCTGGCCCGCATCCAGCCCAACACCCCCCCGGGCTTTGTCCGCCTCGAGAGCGGCTGGGTCTATGCCCTGAGCGGCCTGCTAATCGTTGTCGGGCTGATTTTGGCCTATGCCTGGTTGGTCACCTATATCAACAATCGCCGCACCCGCCGCAAACGCAGCTTTTGGCCCCTCTTTGGGCAGGGCCTTACGCACCTGTTCATGTTCATGGTGCTGGTCTTTGCCTATTATCCTGTGCTGCAAATCCTGGCCGCCTCCTTCGACCCCCGCAACACCCTGTATCGCATCCTGCCCCCTGCCAGCGACAACTTGCTGGTGCGGGCCCGGGTTATTCCGGATTTTTCTCAGCTTAGCTGGGAAAACTACGCCAAACTTTTCGATGGCTTTGTGCTCTACCCCTACCAGACGCTGTTGCTGGCGATGGCAGCCCTCAGCCTGCTGCTGGTTTTGGTTCTGGCGGTCTATCGCCGCATCATCGGCGATGACAACGCCGATAGCCCCTGGGCCCTGATTCAGGGCCGCAGCCTAACGGTTTTTGCCATCCTGGGTTTCATACTGGTCATCTTCCTCTCCCCTGCTCAGTTCACCGGCCAGGGCACCGAGGCCAAGTTTGTGCTCTGGGTGCGTAATACCCTGTTTGTTTCCGGTATTACCGGCATTCTGGCGGTACTGCTGACGGCTACCGCCGGCTATGCCTTCGCCCGCTTCGACTTCCCGGGGCGCTATCCCATGCTGCTGGTCTTCATTTTCATTCAGATGTTCCCCGGCTTTTTGGGCCTGGTTGCCACCTATACCCTGATTTCCAATTTGGGCCTCCTGAACACCTTTACCGGTCTGGTGCTGGCGTATTCGGGGGGGATTATTAGCTTTGGCACCTGGGTCTACAAGGGTTTTCTGGAAAGCATCTCCAAAAGTCTGGAGGAGGCTGCTTTGATCGACGGGGCCAGCAAGTGGCAGGTCTTTACCAAAATCCTGATGCCGCTTTCGGCCCCCATGTTCGTGTTCATTTTCTTGCTGCAGTTTGTGGGCACCTACTCGGAGTTTATTGTGGCCAACCTGTTCCTGACCGGGGTCGACTCCTGGACGGTGGGGATGGGACTGCGCAACTTCACCACCGGGCAGTTCTCCACCCGCTGGGGGCTGTTCGCAGCGGCGGCGGTGCTGGGTTCGCTGCCCATTCTGCTGACCTTCTACGGATTCCAACGCTATTTTGTGTCGGGATACACCGCGGGCTCGGTGAAAGAATGA
- a CDS encoding ABC transporter permease subunit: MYRSPPGARGFLLAIGLLGGALMVATLSGLLLFWALQAAFPRPIDQGYPGYLVLVFGTLVLIPLLVGLGRRFPFLTDWYYLLPAITFLLAFTLFPIVLTIYYAFTDYTGIRNGKPDRSTETQVVRVEGRQLFVDGNAHDLLRCDQPDCAGQALEITTPTQRARVTVEQALENTLTLTTPPPFTPTLVYKINAFRFIGFRNFVEIFSRAGSVLLPVLVWNIIFAAGAVVVGAVPGLILGLMLNNKNLALRGFYRTALIISWAIPVVISVQIFTAMLNVQFGPINRLLGLLGSYPIPWLTDPEWFKMSALLISLWLGFPYWMTATLGALSTISDDVYEAAKIDGANGLQTLTGITLPLLRQPFIPLLLGSFAFNFNNFGLIYLMGPQPGVEGRPSTAQAADILITWAYKTAFQADGGQAYGLGGAISILIFFLTVAISLINFRFTGALKEVR, translated from the coding sequence ATGTACCGTTCCCCCCCTGGCGCTCGAGGTTTCCTGCTGGCAATTGGGCTTTTGGGGGGAGCCCTGATGGTGGCCACGCTTTCTGGGCTCCTCTTGTTCTGGGCTTTACAGGCTGCTTTTCCCAGACCGATAGACCAAGGCTATCCTGGCTACCTTGTCCTGGTGTTTGGCACCCTGGTGCTCATCCCGTTGCTGGTAGGGCTGGGGCGGCGTTTTCCCTTCCTGACCGACTGGTACTACCTTCTCCCAGCCATCACCTTCTTGCTGGCATTTACCCTGTTTCCCATCGTTCTGACCATCTACTATGCCTTTACCGATTACACCGGCATCCGCAACGGCAAACCCGACCGTTCCACCGAGACCCAGGTGGTGCGCGTAGAGGGTCGGCAATTGTTTGTGGACGGCAATGCCCACGACCTCTTGCGTTGTGACCAACCCGACTGCGCGGGCCAGGCCCTGGAAATCACCACCCCCACCCAGCGCGCCCGTGTGACGGTAGAACAGGCCCTCGAGAACACCCTCACCCTCACCACCCCTCCGCCTTTCACCCCCACCCTGGTCTACAAAATTAACGCGTTCCGCTTCATCGGCTTCCGCAATTTTGTCGAAATCTTCAGTCGTGCCGGTAGTGTTCTGCTTCCGGTTCTAGTCTGGAACATCATTTTTGCTGCGGGTGCGGTGGTAGTAGGGGCCGTTCCGGGACTGATTCTGGGCCTGATGCTCAACAACAAAAACCTGGCCTTGCGGGGCTTTTATCGCACCGCCCTGATCATCTCCTGGGCCATCCCGGTGGTCATCAGCGTGCAGATTTTCACCGCCATGCTCAACGTGCAGTTTGGCCCCATCAACCGCCTGTTGGGACTGCTAGGCTCCTACCCCATTCCCTGGCTTACCGACCCCGAGTGGTTCAAGATGTCGGCCCTGCTCATCAGCCTGTGGCTGGGCTTCCCCTACTGGATGACCGCCACCCTGGGCGCCCTCTCCACCATCTCCGATGATGTCTACGAAGCCGCCAAAATAGATGGGGCCAATGGCCTCCAGACCCTCACCGGCATCACCTTGCCGCTGTTGCGCCAGCCCTTTATTCCTTTGCTGCTGGGTTCTTTTGCCTTCAACTTCAACAACTTTGGCCTGATTTATCTGATGGGGCCACAGCCGGGGGTGGAGGGCCGCCCTTCCACAGCTCAGGCTGCCGACATCCTCATTACCTGGGCCTACAAAACCGCCTTCCAGGCCGACGGAGGCCAGGCTTACGGCCTGGGGGGGGCCATTTCCATCCTGATTTTCTTCCTTACGGTGGCTATTAGCCTTATCAATTTCCGCTTTACCGGGGCCCTCAAGGAGGTGCGCTGA
- a CDS encoding succinic semialdehyde dehydrogenase: MLETGRLRAINPPREAPQFTPALLERLAKRVSLWGERPRQTLYAPFDGSVLGTIPICIPEDAQQAVQRARTAQAAWAKVDPRVRARIMLRFHDLLLERQPEILDLTQYETGKARRDAQEELLDSAIVAQFYATRSPGWLRPRRTGGTFVGLTQTWEYRHPVGVVGVIAPWNYPLVMAVSEPIPALMAGNAVVLKPDPQTTFTALWVQALMEEAGLPPELFQIVTGGAEVGAALVASADFIALTGSTPTGRKVARQAGERLIGVSLELGGKNPMLVLEDANLEAAVDGAIHGAFANAGQLCVSLERIFVHEKVFEAFTKRFVEKTLALRLGATLDHRSQMGSLTVQRQFDTVLAHVQDAVSKGAKVLLGGRPRPDLGPLFFEPTILTDVTPAMRVYAEETFGPVVSLYKFSDLEQVLTLINQSEYGLNASVWTQNLRKGREVAARIQAGTVNINESYAAAWASMDATMGGFKASGLGRRHGKEGLYRFTEVQTIAIERLIPVTGPTWLPRGWYGRIVTAALRTLKTLARLWYRV, translated from the coding sequence ATGCTCGAGACCGGACGGCTCCGGGCCATCAATCCGCCCCGCGAAGCCCCGCAGTTCACCCCCGCCCTACTGGAACGGCTGGCAAAGCGGGTATCGCTATGGGGCGAGCGGCCCCGTCAGACCCTGTACGCACCCTTCGACGGAAGCGTACTGGGAACCATCCCGATTTGCATTCCCGAGGATGCCCAGCAAGCTGTTCAACGAGCCAGAACTGCCCAGGCCGCATGGGCTAAAGTAGATCCTAGAGTCCGGGCGCGTATTATGCTGCGCTTTCACGACCTGCTCTTGGAGCGCCAGCCCGAAATCCTCGACCTGACCCAGTACGAAACCGGCAAGGCCCGCCGCGATGCCCAGGAGGAGCTTCTGGACTCGGCCATCGTGGCGCAGTTCTACGCTACCCGCAGCCCCGGCTGGCTGCGCCCCCGGCGTACCGGCGGAACCTTTGTGGGCCTGACCCAGACCTGGGAGTACCGCCATCCGGTGGGAGTGGTGGGGGTTATCGCACCCTGGAACTACCCGTTGGTTATGGCGGTGAGTGAGCCGATTCCGGCCCTGATGGCCGGCAACGCGGTGGTATTGAAGCCCGACCCCCAGACCACCTTTACGGCTTTGTGGGTTCAGGCCCTAATGGAAGAAGCGGGGCTGCCGCCCGAGCTGTTTCAGATTGTGACCGGCGGGGCGGAGGTGGGGGCGGCGTTGGTGGCCTCGGCCGACTTCATCGCCCTGACCGGCAGCACCCCCACCGGGCGCAAGGTGGCCCGGCAGGCCGGGGAGCGGCTGATTGGGGTGAGCCTCGAGCTCGGTGGCAAAAACCCCATGCTGGTGCTGGAGGATGCCAACCTCGAGGCCGCCGTGGACGGGGCCATTCACGGGGCCTTTGCCAATGCAGGGCAGCTTTGTGTCTCGCTCGAGCGCATCTTTGTCCACGAAAAGGTCTTCGAGGCCTTCACCAAGCGCTTTGTGGAAAAAACCTTGGCCCTGCGGCTGGGGGCCACCCTCGACCACCGCTCGCAGATGGGCTCCCTGACCGTGCAGCGGCAGTTCGACACGGTGCTGGCCCACGTGCAGGACGCGGTATCCAAGGGCGCTAAGGTGCTTTTGGGCGGGCGACCTCGGCCCGACCTGGGGCCCCTCTTCTTCGAGCCCACCATCCTGACCGACGTAACCCCCGCGATGCGTGTGTACGCCGAGGAAACCTTTGGCCCGGTGGTGAGCCTGTACAAGTTTAGCGACCTCGAGCAGGTGCTCACCCTCATCAACCAGAGCGAGTATGGCCTCAATGCCAGCGTATGGACCCAAAACCTCCGCAAAGGCCGTGAGGTGGCCGCCCGCATCCAGGCCGGAACCGTGAATATCAACGAGAGCTACGCCGCCGCCTGGGCCTCGATGGATGCCACCATGGGGGGCTTCAAGGCCTCGGGGCTGGGGCGACGGCACGGCAAAGAGGGGCTCTATCGCTTTACCGAGGTACAGACCATCGCCATCGAGCGATTAATACCCGTCACCGGCCCGACCTGGCTTCCGAGGGGCTGGTACGGGCGCATCGTGACCGCAGCGCTGCGGACTCTTAAGACACTAGCCCGGCTGTGGTACCGGGTTTAG
- a CDS encoding anti-sigma factor domain-containing protein gives MKDLHELLPDYALGLLEGEEKTRLEQALQASPELRQELAELQAVLLRLPQSLPPVTPPPRVWARIQRSAFPRRNFLGWAAAALVLLVLGLGGWGVGLYRQYQALAQEQAKLARWLADPEVKWQLIKNSQGQAFGTMLWREEGPCLMVLREPPPPGKVYQAWGRKSGAEPVSLGVFSGRVFETNYEGFDFMGVSLEPPGGSPQPTEPLGRVPTS, from the coding sequence ATGAAAGACCTCCACGAGCTGCTGCCCGACTACGCCCTGGGGCTGCTGGAGGGGGAAGAAAAAACCCGGCTCGAGCAAGCCCTGCAAGCCTCCCCCGAACTGCGCCAGGAGCTAGCGGAGCTTCAGGCGGTGCTGCTGCGGCTCCCCCAGAGCCTGCCGCCGGTAACTCCACCTCCGCGGGTGTGGGCCCGCATTCAGCGCAGCGCCTTCCCGAGGCGGAATTTCCTGGGTTGGGCGGCGGCTGCATTGGTGCTTTTGGTGTTGGGTCTGGGGGGCTGGGGGGTGGGCCTATACCGGCAGTACCAGGCGCTCGCTCAGGAACAGGCCAAGCTGGCCCGCTGGCTGGCCGACCCCGAGGTGAAGTGGCAACTCATCAAAAATAGCCAAGGCCAGGCTTTTGGCACCATGCTCTGGCGGGAGGAGGGGCCCTGCTTAATGGTGCTGCGCGAGCCGCCCCCGCCGGGCAAGGTCTACCAGGCCTGGGGCCGCAAGAGCGGCGCAGAGCCGGTTTCGTTGGGGGTTTTTTCGGGGCGGGTGTTCGAGACCAACTACGAGGGCTTCGACTTTATGGGGGTGAGCCTCGAGCCCCCCGGCGGCAGCCCCCAGCCCACCGAGCCCTTGGGCCGGGTGCCTACCTCCTAA
- a CDS encoding RNA polymerase sigma factor, which produces MEPDIALMSRLAKGDERALEELYRRYSPSLYALLLRMLQSREEAEEILQDSFVQLYREAARYQPERGGVTAFLFTIGRNLALSRLRSRKARPQKLEDHDLHNPDQELGLWREDDPTDRIMIRRALHTLEPTDRRLLEEAFYDGYSHSELAERHHLPLGTVKTRLRRALLKLREYLGGPQVSEDA; this is translated from the coding sequence GTGGAGCCAGACATTGCCCTGATGTCGCGCCTCGCTAAAGGGGATGAGCGTGCTTTGGAAGAGCTATACCGGCGTTATAGCCCCTCGCTGTACGCGCTTCTCCTGCGGATGCTCCAGAGCCGCGAGGAGGCCGAAGAGATCTTGCAAGACAGTTTTGTTCAGCTCTACCGGGAGGCCGCCCGCTACCAGCCTGAGCGTGGCGGCGTAACAGCGTTTTTGTTTACCATCGGGCGAAACCTGGCCCTCTCGCGCTTACGCAGCCGCAAGGCCCGGCCCCAAAAACTGGAAGACCACGACCTGCACAACCCCGACCAGGAGTTGGGACTGTGGCGAGAGGACGACCCTACCGATCGGATTATGATTCGGCGGGCATTGCACACGCTCGAGCCCACCGACCGCAGGCTGCTCGAGGAAGCCTTTTATGATGGCTACAGCCACAGCGAGCTGGCCGAACGACACCACCTTCCCCTGGGTACGGTCAAGACCCGGCTGCGCCGGGCCCTGCTCAAGCTCCGCGAGTACCTGGGCGGGCCACAGGTCTCGGAGGACGCATGA